The region ctttcttcttcttcttcctcttttctccCTCCTCCACAACCACCGCCGCCGTCACCGTTCCCTATCGGCATCCGTCTGTACGACCCGAAACCTCGTTCGTCGCCTCCCTCGAGCACTTCCTTGCTCACAAGGCTCCCAAAATCCCCGCCTCTTCCGACGATACGGTGGGTCCCGTGATCGATCATGACGTCAGGAGGCTCGACGAGAGGAAGTTCGTCAAGGAAATGGAGTGGTTGCGTGGCGATCCGTACTACCCGATGTCCATGCCGGTTAGGGTTTACGTTTACGAAATGCCGAGCAAGTTCACCTACGATTTGCTTTGGTTGTTTCGGAATACTTATCGAGAAACTTCTAATATTACTTCCAATGGCAGCCCCGTTCACCGTTTAATCGAACAGGTgagatcattttattttaatatgaaatatatCTCTATATGATAAGTAGCGAGTTGAAGTGAATTGAAGATTCTCGATTTGGTTAACAAAGTTgacaaattgttttatatatatttttttcaacttGGCTTTTCTTTATTGGTGGTGCAGCATTCTATTGATTATTGGCTTTGGGCGGATTTGATTGCTCCTGAATCCGAAAGGCTATTGAAGAATGTTGTGAGAGTTGTTAAGCAGGAGGAGGCGGATTTATTTTATGTGCCGTTTTTCACCACGATTAGCTTTTTCTTATTGGAGAAACAACAATGCAAGGCGTTATATAGGGTGTGAGTGCATTTCCtggttttaaaatatttgtttctaCATTTTCTTGTTACCCTGTTTTAGAATGTTTAGAATACGAGCTTGATTTCACTCCTATTCTGTTGATTACTTTTTGTGTCTACGGTAAGTGTGTGCGACTGTTTATTGTTGTGTCATGCACTTGCTGAATTATTCGGGTTTATCAATTATTATAATTTAGGTAAATGCATTTTATGGAGTCATTCTTTTCAAAGAGGTAGTGATTTATGTTGCACTAGCTCTTTGTGTTTGGTGAAGTACCTGTTTCCAACACTTGTGCCCGACACATAGATACAGGGATGTGACTTTCAAGCATACTTCAAATAAGTAGAAAAACTTGGAAATTTTGACCATACCCATGCCCAACACATACTCACACccgagtccaagtaacataggtAGTACTTAGTAGGGCaagcaaattaaattataattggGTCAATTCCTGTGCATTTCAAGTTCTAGATTgagtttatttaataatttaactattttctgCTTGACTTTCTTCTTTTTTGCTGTCACTAAACTCAACTTTTGAGATCCAATTTGTATTAAGGTGTTGATTGGGTTGTCTTGTCTTAGTTTTGGTTTGTGTTTCATGAATTATGTTATCGttttttaattccattttctCTGATTGAAAAGTTTTTGGGGCACATATATTGCACAAAACAGTGCATGGTTTCCCTTCAAGaacttgtttaattttttatttgaacaaGTGTGTAAGTTTTAGAATTTGCCTATTCAAGGATTTTGTTTCCTTTTGGTTTCAGGAAGCCCTGAAATGGGTGACAGATCAACCTGCATGGAAACGATCTGAAGGAAGGGATCACATATTTCCCATTCATCATCCGTGGTCCTTTAAGTCAGTTCGCAGATATGTGAAAAATGCAATTTGGCTTTTACCAGACATGGACTCCACAGGGAATTGGTAAATATATGACTCTTGCAGATGAGATAGAACTTTCAACTTTACTAGTCATTTCAGCTTTTGGAAATGATATACTTCAACATTCTAGGTACAAACCGGGGCAAGTTTCACTGGAGAAGGACCTCATTCTCCCTTATGTGCCAAATGTTGATTTATGTGATGCAAAATGCTTATTGGAAAGTGAATCAAAGAGAACAACACTGCTTTTCTTCCGCGGACGACTTAAAAGAAATGCTGTGAGGGTTTCAACTGTCTTATTAAAAAAGCCTTTGATTTTTTGCATTTTCACTGAATTTGCTATAATGAAAGAATGGCTCATTTTGGGCTTGTCAATAATATATATGCTTCTGCAAGAGGTTTCCAGAGTTTTGCCAACTTCCCCCCCCCTCCCCTTCAAATACTAGAATGGTTTAACAAGAAAGGGAAGGTGGAGGGAAGAGAGGAGGAAGATGTGCCTATGTGTTTCggaatttttatgaatttgaatgGAGTGTTAAGTTATCCTTTTTAAACTGAAGAAGATGCTTTCTCGGGCCTTTTCTTTGCATCCCACCTAGATATTTTAATGGTTGACTTCAAAGTAGCATTACATGTTTTCTCTCCAACATTGCCTCTACTCTCTGTCAGTCTTACATGCTTGAATAATGTTTGTCATTTGATCTCTTGGCTgcttattttgtaatttttctttttcagggaGGAAAAATACGTGCTAAAATTGGTGCAGAACTAACAGGTGCCAAGGATGTAGTCATAGAGGAGGGAACTGCTGGGGAGGGAGGAAAAGCTGCTGCTCAGAAGGGGATGCGCAGGTAAGATAAGCTGATTCTTTTTCATGGTGTTACATATCCTCCTTAATGCTGTGATTTTTCTCCTCTGTTATCAGGTCTATATTTTGTTTAAGTCCAGCTGGTGACACTCCCTCCTCTGCTAGATTGTTTGATGCTATTGTCAGTGGGTGTATACCTGttattattagtgatgaattgGAGCTCCCTTTTGAAGGAATACTTGATTATAGGAAGGTATGCGTGTTTTTTCCTTTGCTTGAGTTGTCACTTCCTTTCCCTTCCCTTGGTGCATCTTGGCTACCTTGAGGGTGCTTTCTACATTTTGTTCAATGACCGCCTAAAAATAGAACTTCACTACTTTTGCTGATTAAGCTGCAATCAAAGAATAAAATGGAGTTCATATACACATAATAGCTAGTAAGTCACTTATTTTTTATTGtctattttttgtttcttttcatgCAGATGGctgtatttatttcttcaactGATGCTGTGCAACCTGGT is a window of Gossypium hirsutum isolate 1008001.06 chromosome D08, Gossypium_hirsutum_v2.1, whole genome shotgun sequence DNA encoding:
- the LOC107909055 gene encoding probable arabinosyltransferase ARAD1 isoform X2, which translates into the protein MRAKQMPSSILTRSKSPVILLFAVIILALSFFFFFLFSPSSTTTAAVTVPYRHPSVRPETSFVASLEHFLAHKAPKIPASSDDTVGPVIDHDVRRLDERKFVKEMEWLRGDPYYPMSMPVRVYVYEMPSKFTYDLLWLFRNTYRETSNITSNGSPVHRLIEQHSIDYWLWADLIAPESERLLKNVVRVVKQEEADLFYVPFFTTISFFLLEKQQCKALYREALKWVTDQPAWKRSEGRDHIFPIHHPWSFKSVRRYVKNAIWLLPDMDSTGNWYKPGQVSLEKDLILPYVPNVDLCDAKCLLESESKRTTLLFFRGRLKRNAGGKIRAKIGAELTGAKDVVIEEGTAGEGGKAAAQKGMRRSIFCLSPAGDTPSSARLFDAIVSGCIPVIISDELELPFEGILDYRKMAVFISSTDAVQPGWILRYLKSISSTQIREMRRNLAEMAGKLVNIKLHTRRSQRVVKESRSVCTCDCRRSNSTHSNPIN
- the LOC107909055 gene encoding probable arabinosyltransferase ARAD1 isoform X1; this translates as MRAKQMPSSILTRSKSPVILLFAVIILALSFFFFFLFSPSSTTTAAVTVPYRHPSVRPETSFVASLEHFLAHKAPKIPASSDDTVGPVIDHDVRRLDERKFVKEMEWLRGDPYYPMSMPVRVYVYEMPSKFTYDLLWLFRNTYRETSNITSNGSPVHRLIEQHSIDYWLWADLIAPESERLLKNVVRVVKQEEADLFYVPFFTTISFFLLEKQQCKALYREALKWVTDQPAWKRSEGRDHIFPIHHPWSFKSVRRYVKNAIWLLPDMDSTGNWYKPGQVSLEKDLILPYVPNVDLCDAKCLLESESKRTTLLFFRGRLKRNAGGKIRAKIGAELTGAKDVVIEEGTAGEGGKAAAQKGMRRSIFCLSPAGDTPSSARLFDAIVSGCIPVIISDELELPFEGILDYRKMAVFISSTDAVQPGWILRYLKSISSTQIREMRRNLAEYSRHFVYSNPAQPLGPEDLVWRMMAGKLVNIKLHTRRSQRVVKESRSVCTCDCRRSNSTHSNPIN